TTTAAGTATAACTGTGAAGCAACCGAGATATTTGATTTGTTGGTGGGTGTTGCGGGTGTGGGTGTTGCGATTAAAGTTACCGAAAAGAAGCCGGGAGTGTGGAACATAGGGTTTAGGTCTACCAAGGTGAATGTGGCAAAGCTTGCTGCAAAATTTGGTGGCGGCGGGCACACACTTGCTGCGGGCGCCCGGTTTGAGGGTAAATATAAAGTCCTGCTTAAAAAAATTCTGTCTGAATGTAAGGCGGTTTTATGATAGGCATAGTAGTAATAAACAAAGACAAGGGTTTTACATCAAATGATGCGGTTGTCAAAATCAAAAAGTTGACAGGACAAAAGAGAGTGGGGCATCTGGGAACGCTTGACCCTATGGCGACAGGAGTTCTGCCTGTATGCTTAGGTAAAGCGACGCGATTATTTGACCGATACTTAAAAAAAACCAAGACATATGCAGCTCATTTTAGGTTTGGAATGCTCACCGATACGCTTGATAGTGAAGGGGTAGTTTTACAAAAAAACGGTAAAATTCCGGACAGGGCATCGATTTTGGAGGTCTTAGATAGCTTTAGAGGCAAAATAATGCAAATTCCGCCTAAGTATTCAGCAAAAAATATAGGCGGAGTTCGTGCATATAAGTTGGCTAGACTTGGAGAGGAAGTTGAGCTGGCACCCAGGCAAGTTGAGGTGTTTAAGCTTGAGCTGCTTGGTCAGATTGATGATGAAACTTTTGAGTTTGAGATTGAATGCAGTGCAGGAACGTATATTCGAAGCCTTGGAAGAGACATTGGCGAAGCGCTTGATACATGTGCCGTAATGACAAAACTAACGAGGACCCGCTGCGGCGAGTTTGAACTAAAAGATGCGCTTCCGCTTGAGGGGCTCACGAAACAAAAAATTGAAAACAACTTAGTTTCGCTTGAATCGGCGCTGAAGGATTTGCCGCAAATGACGTTGACGGGCGACGAATTTAAAAGATTAATGAGCGGACTGAAATTAATGAAATCTGACAGCGGTGAGTATCTAATTTTGTTTGAAAAAAAGGTTGTGGGTATAGGCAATGT
The Christensenellaceae bacterium DNA segment above includes these coding regions:
- the truB gene encoding tRNA pseudouridine(55) synthase TruB, with amino-acid sequence MIGIVVINKDKGFTSNDAVVKIKKLTGQKRVGHLGTLDPMATGVLPVCLGKATRLFDRYLKKTKTYAAHFRFGMLTDTLDSEGVVLQKNGKIPDRASILEVLDSFRGKIMQIPPKYSAKNIGGVRAYKLARLGEEVELAPRQVEVFKLELLGQIDDETFEFEIECSAGTYIRSLGRDIGEALDTCAVMTKLTRTRCGEFELKDALPLEGLTKQKIENNLVSLESALKDLPQMTLTGDEFKRLMSGLKLMKSDSGEYLILFEKKVVGIGNVTNGAITLTTNLYED